The segment cactgtcttgatgaccacagctttgtagtacaacctgaaatctggcattgtgatgcccccagatatggttttcttttttaaaattcccctggctgtttggggtcttttctgattccacacaaatcttaaaataatttgttctaactctctgaagaaagtccatggtattttgatagggattgcattaaatgtgtaaattgccctgggtaacattgacattttcacaatattaattctgccaatccatgagcatggaatatttttccatctctttgtgtcttcctccatttctttcagaagtgttctatagtttttagggtatagatcctttacctctttggttaggtttattcctaggtatcttatgcttttgggtgcaattgtgaatgggattgactccttaatttctctttcttcagtctcattgttagtgtatagaaatgccactgatttctgggcattgattttgtatcctcccACACTgacaaattgctgtatgaattctaggaatcttggggtggagtcttctgggtCTTCTATGTAGAGTGTcgtgtcatcggcgaagagggagagtttgacttcttctttgccaatttgaatgcctttaatgtctttttgttgtctgattgctgaggctaggacttccagtactatgttgaataacagtggtgagagtggacatccctgtctcgttcctgatcttaggggaaaggctcccagtgcttccccattgagaatgatatttgctgtgggcttttcgtagatggcttttaagatgtcgaggaatgttccctctatccctacactctgaagagttttgatcagaaatggatgctgcattttgtcaaatgctttctctgcatctaatgagaggatcatatggttcttggtttttctcttgctgatatgatgaatcacattgattgttctacgagtgttgaaccagccttgtatcctggggataaatcctacttggtcatggtgaataattttcttaatgtattgttggatcctattggctagtatcttgttgagaatttttgcatccatgttcatcagggatattggtctgtaattctactttttggtggggtctttgtttggttttggaattaaggtgatgctggcctcatagaacgaatttggaagtactccctctctttctatctttccaaacagctttagtagaataggtatggtttcttctttaaacgtttgatagaattcccctgggaagccatctggccctggactcttgtgtcttgggaggtttttgatgactgcttcaatttcctccctggttattggcctgttcaggttttctatttcttcctgttccagttttggtagtttgtggctttccagaaatgcatccatttcttctagattgcctgatttattggcgtatagctgttcataatatgtttttaaaatcgtttgtatttccttggtgttggtagtgatcactcctttctcattcatgattttattaatttgagtcttctctcccttctttttttaaagatttatttatttatttatttatttatttatttatttatttacttatgatagacatagagagagagagagagagaggcagagacacaggcagagggagaagcaggctccatgcagggagcctgatgtgggactcgatcccgggactccaggatcgcgccctgggccaaaggaaggtgttaaaccgctgagccacccagggatccccttctctctcttctttttaataaggctgcctaatggtttatctatcttattaattctttcaaagaaccaactcctggttttgttgatctgttccacagttcttctggtcttgatttcgttgagttctgctcaaatctttattactCTCTTCTTcagctgggtgtaggatctatttgctgttttttctctagctcctttaggtgtaaggtttgcttttgtcagtttttgaatggatgcttgtattgccatgtatttcccccttaggactgcttttgctgcttcccaaagattttttttaatttttatttatttatgatagtcacagagagagagaaaggcagaggcacaggcagagggagaagcaggctccatgcaccgggagcctgatgtgggattcaatcccgggtctccaggatggcgccctgggccaaaggcaggcgccaaaccactgcgccacccagggatccccatcccaaagattttgaatggttgtatcttcattctcattagttttcatgaatctttttaattcttccttaatttcctagttgaccctgtcatcttttagcaggatggtccttaacctccacgtgtttaaagtccttccaaacttcttgttgtgatttagttctaatttcaaggcattatggtctgaggaTATGCaagggacgatcccaatctttcggtatcggttcagacctgacttgtgacccagtatgtggtctattctggagaaagttccatgtgcacttgagaagaatgtgtattcagctgagtttggatgtaaagttctgtagatatctgtgaaatccatctggtccagtgtaccatttaaagctctcgtttctttggagatgttgtgcttagaagacctatcgagtgtagaaagcgctagattgaagtcaccaagtataagtgtattattatctaagtatgccttaactttggttattaattgattgatatatttggcacctcccacattcggggcatatatattgaggattgttaagtcctcttgttggatagatcctttaagtatgatatagtgtccttcttcatctctcactacagtcttcggggtaaattttagtttatctgatataaggatggctacccctgctttcttttgaggaccattcgaatggtaaatggttctccaaccttttattttcaggctgtaagtgtccttctgtctaaaatgagtctcttgtagacagcaaatagatgggtcctgcttttttatccagtctgaaaccctgtgccttttgatgggctcattatgcctgttcacattcagagttactattgaaagatatgagtttagtgtcatcatgatatctattcagtccttgtttttgtggattgttccactggacttcttctttttatttttattttattttattttttttttggacttcttcttaaagggaaattttaagagtcccccttgagatttcttgcagagctggtttggaggtcacatatttttttagttcctgcctgtcttggaagctctttatctctcctcccattttgaatgagagccttgctggataaagtattcttggttgcatgttcttctcacttaggaccctgaatatatcctgccagccctttctggcctgccaggtctctgtggagaggtctgctgttaccctaatattcctccccataaaagtcagggatttcttgtcttttgctgctttgaggatcttctctttatctttggaatttgcaagcttaactattaaatgtcgaagtgttgaacggtttttattgattttaggggggtggggatctctctatttcctggatctgaatgccagtTTCcgttcccagattaggaaagttttcaactatgatttgttcaaatacatattctggccctctgtcccttttggagccctcgggaacaccatttaaacgtaggtttttcttcttcaggctgcatttattttccttagtctatcctcatggtcttttaattgtctcttttttcctcagtttccctctttgccatcaacttgtcttctatgtcactcacttgttcttctacctcgttaaccctcgtggttaggacttctagtttggattgcatctcattcaatggatttttaatttctgcctgattagctctaaattctgcagtcatgaagtctcttgagtcctttatgcctttttctagagccaccagtagctgtataatagtgcttctgaattggctttctgacattgaattgtaatccagattttgtaactctgtgggagagaggactgtttctgattctttcttttgaggtgaggttttccttctagtcattttgctcagtgcagaggggccaaaaacaagttgtattgggaaaaggagaaaattagaggagagaaagaaggaaggaaaagaaaaaaaagaagaaaaagagaaaaaaaaagaaagaaaaaaaggtggggtAAGCAAACacaaatcagaaatcaaaaagcaaaaacaaacaaacaaacaaacaaacaaaacaaaacaaaacaaaaaacccagggagtatcttctgattctgtgtactttaagtcccttgacttcccctggaagttgtcagtcagtctagctggtcttctgggggaggggcctgttgtgctgattttcaggtgttagcagttgggggagctgctctgcccctgcctggtgcagggctcagtgggggttgttcaccccgtgaggccccaggaggaacaacctcagtggtggggccagctctggagccgtGGATTCagccccgcagtagctccagagctctcggtctgcagggcctggaggctccggggcggggccgctgatctgctcagctcggggcaggagcgtcctcgctgtcctgggccctcccggcctctgcctgtcccgggggcaggccggatcctgggctgtgtcccggcgccctgtgctccggagcctgcgctgttggattcatgctcccgcccgcagccccctccgtggagcctctTCCtttgcccgagccccccgagctgctcccgccccgcagccccctccgcggagccgccgcccgagacccccgagctgctccgggtcccctgtgcgcgctgcagcccttagggagctcggcgcactctcccggggggcaggtgtctgttagtgtccccgggagcccgagggcatccccgccctcctgggtcctgctccatctccccgcgagcccctttcccccgggaaggtcggtgcagctcctgctcctccgggacggggctctcctgtcctggggacactcaccccggcctcagcccggctcctcgcggccccCCCaaccttggaggccttttgttcctttatttctttttccccgtcttcctaccttgatagaagcgcgaactcttctcactgtagcattccaggtgttctctctttaaatctcaggccgaattcgtagattttcaggatgagttgaaggttatctaggtaatttggtggggacaggtgacttggggaccccactctcccgccgtcttgcccctccctgacagttttgttttcttttgattaatttgtgtttggtttgtttataagattttcttttttttaaatggaaacaaagtTGAATCAACATTTGAACATCAATCAATTTGTATCACCATATAAGACTAAATAAGAAACGTcaagataaaattttgaaaagtacaATGACTCTAATGtttcagagaatgaaaataatcataTAGATATTATTCACTTTTACTTATAAGAGACAACTAGAGTCACAAGTATCAATAATACCAAAGTGtctatatgtttttgtttttgtttttaaagaaatatctatgTTTTAGACTTTAGTACAATTTTCGTTTAGAATAGAATTCATAAATAGAACAACTATGGTTTAGaatgagttttataaatttgaaactttttatatattatagatacgTGAGACTTTTAGTAgtatgagagaataaatatagatttataaatatgagactttttatgaatttataaatacatgAGACTTCCAGTAGTAGGAGAAAATAGGTATGATGATGGGTCCTTACTAACATAAATCTGATTAATTTATCAGAAacttattaatttcaaaatggaaatgttaatCTATTACTAGAATAACTATAGAGAAAAGATAATTTccaaagataaattatattaatattaatttaaatttctatatgtGTGTAAAAGttactaataataaaaatataactaaaatatacatatataaaggataatttttaaaaaattaaaactaaaaaataatacaattttattgaaaactaataaaaaattctgaaataaatggacagatataCCATTGTTATTATATGAAAGCctcaatgaataaatatacaaattatctCCAAAAGTACAATAACctcattaaatttctttaaaaattcccaagTTTTATGGAGATATACATTGTGTtttcaaaatatctataaaacaaTGATACCATTAATAGCCAAAGCCGGCAATGGAATGTCATGTGGCAGGATTTGGCTTATCAGAAATCAAGAATTATTATGTCCATTGTAATTAATACAGacctataaaataaatgaacagaaatttatgaaattaggaatcttaatttaaaaagaagacattacaTGTAAGATAGAAATGGATGTTGCCTTTCCATTCTCCCTGCGGAAGGGTCCAAATTGTGTGGTTTTGAGTTCCtgtcataaagagaaaatttcacAATGTCTGAAGCCTTTGATTTCCTGCAAATAAGGAGGATGTCCTCAAATTCCTTGCAGCAGGAGCCCACTTCAGTGGCACCAACCTTGACTTCCAAACCCCACATCTACAAAAGGAAAAGTGGTGATATCTACATCATAAATCTGAAGAGAACCCGGGAGAATCTTCTGCTGGCAGGTCATGCCTTTGTGGCCATTGAAAACCCAACTGATGTCTGTGTCATATCATACAGACTCTCCTCTATGCCATGGGTGCTTTGCCATCCCTTGCAACAACAAGAGGGCTCACTCAGTGGGTCTGATTAGGGGGATGCTAGCCCCGGAAAAGTTCTGTTCATGTGTATGTAGCACCATTTCCTGTGAATACTCATGGGAGGTTATGCCTGGTCTCAACTTCTACAGAGATCCTGaagagattgaaaaggaagaacaggcCACTGCTGGAAAGGCTGTGACCAAAGAGGAATTTCAGGGTAAATGGACTACTCCAGCCTCTGAGTTCACTGCTACTCAACCCGAAGTCACAGACTGGTCTGAAGGCACGCACGCATCCCCTTTGCCTATTCAGCAGTTCCCTACTGAAAACTGGAGAGCTCAGCGGGCCACAGAAGACAGGCCTGCAGTTCTTGCTGCTCAGGCCACTGAATGGGTAGGAACAACCACTGAGAGGTCTTAAGCTACTCTTTGGCAAAggcaaacaaaatggaaataaggttaacagaaaataaagtttctaaaaaaaaaaaaaagacaaagtggaAGTTGCCAGGGACAATTGCTTATCCACATGGGTGGATaatccaaattttaaattattaatccaaaattaataatccaaaattaaattatttactatatgttattttaattattttatgttattattttgatgtatgtaattaaatacatgaaaaatatgttGTCCAGATAGATTAAAGATAGctatggaaaatgaaattttattatttatttatttatttttaagattatatctatttattcatgaaagacacagagagagagagagagagagagagagagatcagcagagatacaggcagagggagaagcaagctctgtgtggggagcctgatgctggacttcatcccagcaccctgggatcacaacctaagacaaaaacagatgctcaaccactgagccacccaggtgcctagaAAATGTCTAACTacaaaagataattttgaaagatttgattacattaaaataaagaacttctattttaaaaataactacatataAAAAGTGTATCTCCTTAAATGGGGAGATATTTGAAGCATATATCATAGAAAGATATtaagattatctatctatcattacCATcatatatctatctctatataaagaattcctacaaattCTTAAGGGAAAAAGCTTGAACCTCTCAgtaaaatgaatagaatatatatatcgtaatttgtaaatgaggaaacaTGAGTGGTTCATACTGTTCATCTTTTATGGTAGAAACTGCCAACCTTGGCTCCATTTCACCCCAGTGtcaatttttccatttgtacCTTTTGTAATGGAAACCACCAAAGTTTCTGTCAAAAGAGTCATTATTATTCATACGGAAGACCAGACATTCTTGTATCTATGTATAGTTGTGAGATGGAGAGATCTTGACTAAGAGATGTAATTCGAAGTGACATGTAAAAGTTATGGGACAACTCCTTGAAAGAgcagctcttttttcttttcatctgtattcttttccctcttctcttctcttctgttctcttctttctcttctctctcttctcttctttctcttcaactgtctctctcccctctcctcttccttttcttttctcctcttcttcaaaCTGGAATTCAGATGTCATAGTGCCTTTAACTATGAGTGAGAGAAAGCCCTATGAGATGATACAGTCACAAGGTAAGAAGAGGCAGTATCTATGGATAACCTCATGGAACAGAGCAACCTCCCTTCCCTGGGTtagctatttgtgtgtgtgtgtgtgtgtgtgtgtgtgtgtgtgtgtgtgtgaaagttttggcagaaaaaaaaagaatcagtggcTAGCTTGTTTGAACCACTAAATACTTTTGTTACAGCACCAtactttaattaataataagaatTGGTATTggagggatccctcggtggctcagcagtttagtgcctgccctctgcccaaggtgtgatcctggagtcccaggattgagttccatgttgagctccttgcatggagcctgcttttccctctgcctgtgtctctgccattctctctctctctctctctctctctgtgtctctcatgaaaaaataaataaaatctttacaaaaaaagaattggtattggaaataaatgaaaatattttggcatataTTATAAGCCATGGCAAATCGCTTTCAGTGAAATATTGTGGGAGATAGATATCCacagagattgaaaaaaaaacagtttaagtattggtatttcttttaaattccttCCTGCTTTAGCAAGATAGTACAAaccagagcacagagggagagcaaTGCATTCTACTAAAGAGGCTTTGTTTGACTGTAGCTGCAATCTAAATTGACTGAGATTCCACTGAAGTTGACTCTTGCAGGGTTATAAAAGCCAACTGCTTCTGTCCACTGAACAGCAGTTGATAAGATTATGGAGCCTACACATCAATGTGCTTGGACATAAAATGGAAGCCAACCCAGCTGCAAAGATCAGATTATGTATATTGTCTGTTCACCCAGGCTATTTTTTCAGATGTCCTTGAGGTAGCTGCCATTAAAATGAGTATAGATGTCAGTAAATAAAAGAGAGTCATGCAGGCTTAAGAAATAGTCCACGTACATGTTTGATTGTATTGGAATTTCTTTCACATGGaactgaatgaaatgaaataaatcaggaGCCTCCTGAGTTTTTTAGGAAATTGTTTTGTCCAAAAAAACTTTAACTTCGAAGACtgctatttttcatttcctaGGACAAACTAAGTCTGAAAACCTGACCAACAGGGGGTTTGCTGTTAAAATTCTGCCTCTCTAAAGAAAGCATACTCttcattgtttattttagatGTAGACATAATGAATATGAGAGATCTGCCATAGAGAAGAATCAAATGCCATTAAAGAACTTAGTCCCGCAttgggaaaagcaggcttcatagTATTTATCTGGTAGATTTTGTAAGTGACCAGGGACTTCACTATATGTCCCTTCTCCCTTTTCACAGTTAGTTGTTATTGTAGTTACCCTATAGTTGAAGGGTGGAAGGTGGTAGTTAGGGTGAATATCTTTGTTGATTATTGGTCACAAAATCATGAGGAATCATATGTAAATCTTTGAGTAAAACCATACAAAACAGAGATCAACATGATCAGAGTAGAGTAAATAAGATAGGAATAAGAAACAAGATGATAATGAGGTAAAGAGTGTGTGGTGCCACATAGGGCCCCATTTTCAGCTAGTAGAACCCATGCATGCTCCGCATAATGATTTCAAAAGGCCATTGGGAGAAATTAATCAATATTTAAAGAGTTGAATGCTCCAAAAGTCTGCTACAGTTGCTCACGTGTTTAGAATCAATACTAATCTTACCATGCCTGTTATTGTTATTCTGAATATAGAAACTTTCCAGTTTCATGGCTGTCTTAATGCAGTAGGTACTTTAAGTGCTAAGTACACTGTTATGTAGTGAGATAGGAATAAGATATAGAGTTGGAGGGCCAGGGTGCACATCCCAGTTCTGTTCATTACTAATGCACTAATGAACTTGAGCAAATTAGTCTTCTAAACTAAGTTATTTCATCAAAATGATTGGATACTACTACTACTTATCTTCTTAgatttgttgtaaggattaattCATCTAAAAATATTCAGGGATATTTGCTATGAAAAAACATTAGTGCTAgaaattccttttggaaaaagTTGAAATGTTGCATATTCTTGGTTCCACTTGGCAATTCATAGTGAATATTGTCccaaaataggctttaaaaattCCTATA is part of the Canis lupus dingo isolate Sandy chromosome 38, ASM325472v2, whole genome shotgun sequence genome and harbors:
- the LOC112642854 gene encoding 40S ribosomal protein SA-like, which produces MPLWPLKTQLMSVSYHTDSPLCHGCFAIPCNNKRAHSVGLIRGMLAPEKFCSCVCSTISCEYSWEVMPGLNFYRDPEEIEKEEQATAGKAVTKEEFQGKWTTPASEFTATQPEVTDWSEGTHASPLPIQQFPTENWRAQRATEDRPAVLAAQATEWVGTTTERS